The Daucus carota subsp. sativus chromosome 9, DH1 v3.0, whole genome shotgun sequence genome window below encodes:
- the LOC108201054 gene encoding chlorophyll a-b binding protein CP24 10A, chloroplastic, which translates to MAATSAAAAALLNGLGSSFLSGGKRSQSLLAATTSARTGGSVAPKRLTVVAAAAKKSWIPAVKGGGNLVDPEWLDGSLPGDFGFDPLGLGKDPAFLKWYREAELIHGRWAMAAVLGIFVGQAYSGIPWFEAGADPGAIAPFSFGTLLGTQLILMGWVESKRWVDFFNPESQSVEWATPWSKTAENFANATGEQGYPGGKFFDPLGFAGTIQNGVYIPDTDKLERLKLAEIKHSRLAMLAMLIFYFEAGQGKTPLGALGL; encoded by the exons ATGGCTGCTAcatctgctgctgctgctgctttgCTCAATGGTCTGGGTTCATCTTTTTTGAGTGGTGGCAAGAGGAGCCAATCTTTGTTGGCTGCAACCACTAGTGCTAGGACTGGTGGTTCTGTGGCTCCTAAAAGGCTGACTGtagttgctgctgctgctaagAAGTCCTGGATCCCTGCTGTTAAAGGTGGTGGCAACTTGGTTGACCCTGAGTGGCTCGATGGCTC GCTCCCTGGTGACTTTGGTTTTGACCCACTAGGACTTGGCAAGGATCCAGCATTCTTGAAGTGGTACCGAGAAGCTGAGCTAATCCACGGGCGATGGGCGATGGCAGCAGTTCTTGGAATCTTTGTTGGCCAGGCATACAGTGGCATCCCATGGTTTGAAGCTGGTGCAGACCCTGGTGCCATTGCACCTTTCTCTTTCGGTACACTCCTCGGAACCCAACTCATTCTCATGGGATGGGTTGAGAGCAAAAGATGGGTGGATTTCTTCAACCCTGAATCCCAGTCTGTCGAATGGGCGACTCCATGGTCCAAGACGGCTGAGAACTTTGCGAATGCCACAGGTGAACAAGGATACCCTGGTGGCAAATTCTTTGACCCTTTGGGATTTGCAGGAACAATTCAAAATGGAGTTTACATTCCTGACACTGACAAACTTGAAAGATTGAAGCTCGCAGAGATCAAGCATTCCAGACTTGCTATGTTGGCTATGTTAATTTTCTACTTTGAGGCAGGTCAAGGAAAGACACCCCTTGGTGCTCTTGGTTTGTAA
- the LOC108201056 gene encoding pentatricopeptide repeat-containing protein At1g62930, chloroplastic-like, translated as MLRMKPLPRVIDFNQLLAALVKMKHYSVAVSVFSKMCSFTIPVNVVTYSTVINCCSHLKRVDYGFALLAAIFKRGFVPDVVTYTTLLRGLISQDKFLEAELLFKNLLKHNQVEPNAVIFNTIINGQCKTGNTSQAMMLLRYMEKKGCMPNVVNYSTIIDSLSKDRLVDDALGLLAEMRDKGIQPDVVTYSSLIQGLCNLNRWDDITQLLKDMGRHKISPNNHTYSILVDAHTRDGKVKDAEYLIELMIQRGQNPDVVTYNMLMDGYFLRGELDKASAVLRTMTSKGIFPNTRTYNIFINGFCKKSKLDKAIHLLEEMNLKGLTPTVETYNTILDGLFRTLRLDEAHKFYKKMLNQGVKLDVVTSRILLHGLCWNGLVGEAMSMFHKMESCGLVPDIHIYNILIHGFFKDGKVDEARNLFHNLLLKGLQPDVKTYTIMIHGFCQEGLLEEAYKILLEMEEHNCLPDEVTYNTLIRGCFKNKMYDGGCVLIDEMVAHGFKADASTASMLFDLLQLKEQDPALLALQKKFMP; from the coding sequence ATGCTCCGTATGAAACCTCTGCCTAGGGTTATCGACTTTAATCAACTCTTGGCCGCCCTTGTCAAGATGAAACATTACTCCGTGGCTGTCTCCGTCTTTTCAAAGATGTGCTCTTTTACCATTCCTGTTAATGTAGTCACTTATAGTACTGTCATCAACTGTTGTTCCCATTTGAAACGCGTTGATTATGGCTTTGCGCTGTTGGCTGCCATCTTTAAGCGTGGTTTTGTCCCGGATGTTGTTACCTACACAACTCTTCTCAGGGGACTCATTTCCCAGGACAAGTTTCTTGAGGCTGAGCTTCTCTTTAAGAACCTTCTCAAGCACAATCAAGTTGAGCCCAATGCAGTTATCTTTAACACCATTATTAATGGCCAATGCAAAACAGGCAACACTTCCCAGGCTATGATGTTGCTTAGATACATGGAGAAGAAAGGTTGTATGCCGAACGTTGTAAATTATAGCACTATTATTGATAGTTTGTCCAAAGACAGATTAGTCGATGATGCTCTGGGTCTTCTTGCCGAAATGAGAGACAAAGGCATTCAACCAGATGTTGTAACCTACAGCTCGTTAATTCAAGGTCTGTGCAACCTTAACCGATGGGATGATATAACACAATTGTTAAAAGATATGGGCAGACACAAAATTTCTCCAAATAACCATACCTATAGTATATTGGTTGATGCACATACGAGAGATGGAAAGGTCAAAGATGCTGAATATCTGATAGAGTTAATGATTCAAAGAGGCCAAAATCCTGACGTAGTCACGTATAATATGCTAATGGATGGATACTTCTTGCGGGGAGAATTGGATAAAGCATCAGCGGTGCTCAGAACCATGACAAGTAAGGGGATTTTCCCCAACACTCGTACCTATAATATATTCATCAATGGTTTTTGTAAGAAGTCGAAACTAGACAAAGCGATCCATCTCTTAGAAGAAATGAACCTGAAAGGCTTAACACCTACAGTTGAAACATACAATACTATTTTGGATGGGTTATTTCGTACGCTTAGGCTTGATGAAGCACATAAGTTTTATAAGAAGATGTTAAACCAAGGTGTTAAACTGGATGTTGTGACATCCAGGATATTATTGCATGGACTTTGCTGGAATGGACTTGTTGGTGAAGCAATGTCCATGTTTCACAAGATGGAGTCATGTGGCTTAGTTCCTGACATACACATTTATAATATTCTGATTCATGGATTTTTCAAGGACGGCAAAGTTGATGAAGCAAGAAACCTTTTTCATAATCTTCTTTTAAAGGGTTTACAGCCTGATGTCAAAACCTACACCATTATGATCCATGGATTCTGTCAAGAAGGGTTGCTGGAAGAAGcatataaaatacttttggaAATGGAAGAACACAATTGCTTGCCTGATGAAGTTACCTACAACACTCTTATCCGCGGCTGCTTTAAGAATAAGATGTATGATGGAGGTTGTGTGCTTATAGATGAGATGGTTGCTCATGGTTTCAAAGCAGACGCCTCTACTGCCTCCATGCTATTCGATTTGCTGCAATTAAAAGAGCAGGACCCCGCGCTCCTTGCTTTGCAGAAGAAGTTCATGCCTTGA